The window AGTGTAAATCTGATCATGACCCTTATTATAGCCAACGACATATGTAAACATCTCTATTTgccatttaaagttcttcatagcCTCACCCTTTTTTCTTGCAGGATTCCAAACTGAAAACAAACAGTTCTGGATTACTTCACAACCCTATTAACAATGCTCTCTCGTATCTATTTTCCCACAGCCTCTCCAACACTGACCATGCCTGTTTTTACTGGTCTCTGACAATTTTCAGGGTGTCagagttcattttattttcatttctattcctttgattgatttggagcatgttttcatgAGCTATTGATAGCTTAGAATTCTTCTGAAACTTTATTGTTCATATTTTATGATGTATCATTTGGAGGATGGCCCTTGTATTATATACATTgctatcaatttcttttttattttatatctcataCTATGAGAAGTGACCTGTCATAACTTCCCACTCTCTTGTTTCTCTTCAAAttctcttaatatttattttatcagcAAAAATTTTCAAATCAACCTGGAATGAATTGTTGtaaattcttatttcattctttctatatttgCTTCCAAACAGACATATGGAAGTAGGAAATCAGTCTGGAGTCTCAGAGTTCATCCTCCTAGGCCTTTCAAATGAGCCAGAGCAGCAGAGGCTCCTGTTCTTCCTGTTCCTCCTTATGTACCTGATCACAGGGCTGGGGAACCTGCTCATCATGCTGGCTACTAGCACTGACTCCCGCCTTCACACCCCCATGTACTTCTTCCTCAGTAACTTGTCCTTGGTTGACATCTGTTTCACCTCCACCACCATTCCCAAGATGCTGAATAATCACATATCCAAAAACAGAACAATCCCTTATTCTGGGTGCCTGGCACAAGTATTCTTTGTCATTTGGTTTGGGGGGATCGATAGTGTCCTCCTCACTGCCATGGCTTATGACCGCTATGTGGCTATTTGTGCCCCACTACACTATGGGACAATCATGACTCCAAGGGTTTGTGCCTTTCTGGTACTGTTGTCTTGGTCTTGGGCATTTATTATTGCCTTGACACACACTGTCTTGCTGACCCAACTCTCCTTCTGTGGCCACAATgaaattcctcattttttctgTGACCTCAGTTCCATCCTAAAGTTAGCCTGCTCAGACACCTTCATCAATGACTGGATAGTCAACACAGTGGGAGCACTAACAGTATTTCTACCCTTTATTGGAATACTCATTTCCTATACACACATTTTCATGACTGTACTAAAGATCTCCTCTGTGAGTGGGAAGCAGAAAGTTTTCTCCACCTGTGGATCCCACCTTACTGTGGTTTGTCTCTTTTATGGGACAATCATTGGGGTGTACTTCAGCCCCACATCCACCCATATAACCCACCAAGATACAGCAGCAGCTGTGATGTCCACGGTAGTCGTCCCCATGCTAAACCCTTTCATCTACAGCCTAAGGAACAAAGACATGAAAGGAGCCTTGAGGATGCTCATCACTAGAAAACCAGGATTAACTCCATGACTATGAGATATCTTCCTGAACTTTGATTCCTGCATCTCAGACAGACAACAGTCATGATGCTCTGAGAATAGTCTGTCAAGGAGTCTTCTCTAACATCACATGAAGGCAATCTGTCTTTCTCTCGACCTTGTGACATGATGGTGAGAGACCTGAACCAGTTGTCAGGATTCCTGGTTCTAGTGGTTTActaaaaagagaactgtgggaattgagtgaaccACATTGATTCCACCTTATGACTCAATTCTGGATCTAGCTCAGCTCCCTTTTTACTCAGTTGTgggtctagtccaatttctgtcttataagaaaattttattcaattatgggaTTTGTGGAGAAATGTTACTGCATTATTTATACCTAGCTCCACATGACTATGAAGCTCAACTACCTCTACCTATTTCTCAGAGACCCTTACCTAAGAACATAGATTAGGCTGAGCAAAAACCCAGTCAGATacaaaaattgaaggaattttaTCACTGTTATATCTCAAGCAATCCATGTATTTATCTGAAAACTAATCCCACACTGGTCAGCTGCTGTTTCTATATTCCTTTGATTTGATATAGACACTTGGGGAAGAGTGAAACACCTCTTTCTCTGATCCACCTCCCAATTCAGAAagactttcatttttccttctattagaaACCAGATAATCTAATTGTAAGTCCTGTTTGTATCCTGcttcttgttgttttttaatgcaaaaaactCTATCTCCCTCTGTATTCGGGTCCAGTGACAACCTGAGAAATTCCTAGTCCAATATGTTATGCAATTAACATGCATTTCTTCTTAAACTATTATGCTCAGAAGCTCAAACTTTATTTCCTCAGATTTAAGATTCCATCCATCAAAGTTTTTGACAAGTCAAGCCAGATCAAGTTAGAACTCTGATCCCAAGGACAACAGCCTTTTAGGAAATCCCCCCTAGGCTTATTAATCTTTCACTGAGGGAATTCTTTGCTGAAGACGTTCCCCCACCCCAGTTTTAAACTCTCTTTGATTTCAATCTTCTTCCAAGCTATCTTGGAAGAAGTTATCAACACACTGCAGGAAAAAATTGATTTCTGCTCTGAAGGTTGGGGAAGGACTACTCCTATGAAGGGAGCAATAGATTCCAGTAATAGTAAATACTGAAAGAATTCTGTCTTGGGAAAAATGACATGACATAAAGGAATAGTATTAAATCGATATCCTTTAGGAAAATTTTTATTCACCAAAAACTTCCCATACAGGACTGGAGAGGGTGAATGAAAGGTAAAATTCTTAAATTagcctaaaatatataaaaacccaAATGGATCCCAAAATTGGACTAAAGAAGGGACTTTTAACTATGGCAAATTAAAGGCTTTGAGATTAGACTTTCATTAGAAGATAAGGAGACTAGcacataggtctttttttttattttatttttatctgtgtctttgtttcttattaaaatatgCATCATGTTTGTATTACATCACGTTTAGTGTTGTTTTTAGATTTTGCATCCTTGAAAGATTTCTAAGAGAGCAGTCAGCCAAAAAGAAACTGTTGAAAAGCTGCAACCAAAGAATCAAATATGTTGGGGAAGATTAATGAAATTTCTTACTTGAAAAGGTGATGCCAAACTCTGTCCCAGTAAGACCTGAACTGCTAAAAATGTCTGAGTAGATATAGAAGGTTTGGAGATTAAGGAGATTGAAGAATAATCATTAGAATGTTTGAAGATTAATCATGTTAAAATTACAGAGGAGAACTCCTGGGACTTTGGTAATTTAAGAAACTCATCCCTTTTTCTCCATCCTCTCTGATAAGAAACTCAGCAGAAGTCTAACATATCTTAGTGAGTTTAGAGATACGATTCTAtagaatttttaaggaaaaataagtattaaattCTATAAACTTAACACTTAGATCACTTTTCCCCTGAAGATTGATAAGGCTATTTTTAGCATAATAAAAAAGGTAGCTAGTTTAAAAGTAATcccataatgaagaaaaaaatggacacagAGTTTGCAATTTGTTCTTGTTAACCTTTTCTTGAccatgaaaagagaaaaacttatTGAAATCAGGGAGCAGCTTTAACAGATAAATTTAAATGTAGGAATTGAAAGGTGATTTTAAATATGCTACAGAGGAGGGAACTTCTACTATACCTCTACTGTTGCCTTGGCCCAGGCTTTGTTATGAATAATAGGGATATTTTCGATGACAAGGAGGGGAGAGATAATCAAGAATTAGGAATGTCCTTGGGGAAGATTGAAGtaggaatttcaaaattttatataacaGAATTCCTTGCATAGATAAACTAGAAGCAAAGTCaccaaagaaattagaaagaaatcatGTGTTTTATAAACTCTTGGAAACTTATAATTATAATAGCCCTGGAAATTGAGATTTTAACTTTATGGTTATAAATCTAGATTTGATTTGGTTAAGATTTGTTGCGCAACTAAATTATGATGGGATAAAATGTACTTTCTATTAATTGTGtcataaaatgcaaaattaaaaagtggaaaaaaattcataaaatcaaGGAAACCTGAGTTATATTCCTGCCTGAGGAATGTATGGGCCATATGAGCTTAACAAGTTATCTTGTCTCCATTTACCTCAGTGTCctgatctttaaaaaagaaaataataatggcGCCCACATTCCAGGGTGGTTGTGGATCAAGTTATATTATGAAATGCTTAGCATGATGATTGTAATATGATAAGCATTATATTAATGTTGActattgtttaaaattattatttctttaactgGATATAACTATTCAATAATTGATAACTCTATACCAGTTTCTAGATGTGATTAGTATAAAATGTCAAAAgtgataaaatgaatatttttatgtaatttggAAATGCATTAGGCTGAATTGACATAATTGACATAATCTAAATAATAATAGGTTTTGTTTCATGATTTAAATACATGTTTTGTGTGTGCTATAATTGTGTTTCTAAAAAATGTACTTATATTTTGAAATCTGAGAAACCATTAGATCAGAAATGTTCATTTGGATGCTcatttgaatatcaaatgagTTGTATaaaagaatgtaattttttttaaatgctgttgttcagttgtgtctgaaattttgtgatcccatttggggtcttcttggcaaacatactggtaaagtctaccatttccttctccaattcattatatagatgcagaaactgagactAACAGTGTTTAAGTAACTGGCCCAGAATCCCACAGGAATTCCCACAGGAAGCCTAATCTTTGAAACTGTAActtagcactttatccactttaCCTCCTACTTTatccaatttaaaaaatagagacttggaaattattaaatatttaatggggattgttttgttttaaaactaataaaagaaaaggaaatagaacacttaaataatcctatctcagtaaaaagaaattgaacaagccaaaaatgaaatagttaagaaaaaatccccattatctaatttacaagtgaattctaccaaacatttaaagaacaattaattgaaacatcatataaactatttgaaaaaaaaaataagtaatggaGTCATACCAAATTTCttctaagacaaaaataaagttttgaaacTTAGAGAGCAGAAAGTAAgaaagaccaatttccctaataatggtgcaaaattttaaataaaatactagcaaggagatcatagctatatatgtgtatgtatcacaaagatcatacattaAGACTAGAtggaatttatactaggaattcaaggatggttcaatattagaaaaactacatgtataattaactatatcaataacaaaaatggcaaaaatcatgattatattACTAGCTGCAGAAAAAATACAACACTAATTCTAATTTAAAATACTAGAAAGAGTAGAAATAGAGtagaacttttcttaaaataataatatttagttaAAACATAcaacaagcattatctgtaaataaataaaaagtcttcccagtaagatcagaggtaAAGCAAGGATATCCATTACCACAACcaaattcaatattgtattggaaatgctggttattatgcccaaagggctataaaactgtacatactctttgatccagcagtgccattattggctctttatcccaaagagatcttaaagaggaGAAAGCACcaacttgtgcaaaaatgtttgtagcaattctttttctgacagcaaaaatattagaaaatgagtaaaagctcatcagttgggaaatggctgaataagttatggtatatgaaagtaatagaatattattgctgtatgaaaaattatgaacaggctgattttagaaaagcctagaaaaatttacatgaactgatgctgagtgaagcaagcagaactaaAAAAACATTGTAcgtagcaataacaagattagtgatgatcaactatgataaacttgattcttctcagtaattcagtgaaggcaatcccaataaaccttgaatggaaaacaccatccacaATCAAAAAGAAgcctatggaggctgaatgtggatcaacacacacttttttcatctctttttttctttatttttctttctcatggtttttcctttttgttgttatttttctcttccaacatgactcatatggaaatatgtaaaaaataatgtgtttttatatatatatataaaatatatatacacatatatgtgtatatgtagcctagaaaaatgattttttaaaaaaatgctagttATATCAAGAAtacaagaaatagaaattaaaagaataagaataggcaacaacaaaacaaaactatcactcatTGCAGACaatattatggtatacttagagatccctagaaaatcaactaaaaaactagttgattaggtaattgaaataataacttttataaaattgcaggacataaatataaatcatcagtatttctagatattaccaacaaaactcaGAAgtagagctagaaagagaaattccacttaaaataactatagacaatacAAAATACTTGGTAGTCTATCTTTCAGGACAAATTCAGGAACAcaattaaaaacacttttaatgcaaataaagatagatttaaacaattggagaaatattgaatattctctaaacaattggagaattTTTATGGGAAAGCCAaatcaatataaaaaaatgacaattctacctaaatgaaTTAACCTATTCACTTCCATAGAAATCAAATTgccaaagatttattttatagattgagaaaaataataacaaaatttatctacaaatataaaaggccaaaaatatcaagggaaccTATAGGGGGGAGAGAGGACCATGAAAGAAGGTGACAAGGTAACACCAAATTTCTTTGGTCTGTCAGACTGCTTTataattttcagaactttctttttatcagataatgagttcttttctAAGTGATTTCTGTTTTctggttttataaaaataaaaatagtttaaaaaacaaaaagagatcaAACACTGGGTTATTGAGTTCTATCATTTCTGGTTCTCCTTTGTATAATCTATTCACTGATCATTGATTACCTAGTACCAGACAGCAATGATGACTGATGCTTTACACATAGTTTGGATTGTGAAATGCTATGCCCTTTTTGTCTCTACTTCTTTTCACAATTTCCCTTGATATTGTAGatcctttttaaatgaattttgttattattttatctagttctaaaaattattgctttgataatttaattggtatagcactaaagtTTAAACTAGCTctgataaaattgtcatttttattatattggcatgacTTATCCATAAGcactatatatacaatattttagtTATTGTCTTTAAGGAACTTTTATAATTGAATCTATTTTATGTACTCTGGTTGTTTGAGCTTGAGAAGCATTATACATTTCATGATTATTtggaatgggatttctctttgtattatacctttttgaattttattatttttatgaagaaatgCTTTTGatatttgaagttttattttctgGAGTTGTCTCAAATTAGTATATTTGCTGATTCCCcaggaatttcaaaaaaaaaacatcatataATTAGCAAAcagtgatagttttatcttcttttactCTTTGTTctattaacttctttcttttgtttaat of the Sarcophilus harrisii chromosome 1, mSarHar1.11, whole genome shotgun sequence genome contains:
- the LOC100934673 gene encoding olfactory receptor 1361-like, with product MEVGNQSGVSEFILLGLSNEPEQQRLLFFLFLLMYLITGLGNLLIMLATSTDSRLHTPMYFFLSNLSLVDICFTSTTIPKMLNNHISKNRTIPYSGCLAQVFFVIWFGGIDSVLLTAMAYDRYVAICAPLHYGTIMTPRVCAFLVLLSWSWAFIIALTHTVLLTQLSFCGHNEIPHFFCDLSSILKLACSDTFINDWIVNTVGALTVFLPFIGILISYTHIFMTVLKISSVSGKQKVFSTCGSHLTVVCLFYGTIIGVYFSPTSTHITHQDTAAAVMSTVVVPMLNPFIYSLRNKDMKGALRMLITRKPGLTP